The Funiculus sociatus GB2-C1 genomic interval CCAATTGTCAATATCCGAACCCCCCAAATTTTGCCCAGCTTTAGCCAACACGCGGGCAGTTTTTGCCTTTTGCGCTGATTCATTCAATGGTTTCTTACCCCACTTGAGGATAAAACCCAACGGCTTCTTATCTGCCTTAATATCTAACCGCACTAGGGAAAGATCCAGCGTCCCGCCGCCGAAATCGACCACCAGCAACACGCCTCCTTCTGCCATTCCGTAACCTAAAGCTGCTGCTGTGGGTTCATCCAACATCCGCACCTGTTCTACTGGCAAATCATCGCATACTGCTGAAAGCCAGTTGCGGTAAGCTTCAAAGCTGTCTACTGGCACAGTTAACACCAGCGACTCTACTCCCCCCCCGCTGTTCGGGAGGGCTGGAGAGGGGTTATTTTCTGCAAGTTTCTCAATAATTTGCTGGAGAAACCATTTCCCAATTTGCTCAAAAGTAATTATCTGCCCGTCCAGTTCCGGGATGAAGCCTTGGATGTTAGCACCAATTCCCCGCTTAAAGTTGCGGAAAAAGCGGGGATCTGCGCTGAGGTCAAGACCGCGATCGCGCACTGCTTGCCCGACCACAACCGTTGATAGTGTTGCATTCTCAACATAAAGCAAACTGGGAATCAGCGGGGGATTCTGCTCAAACTTTACCGATAAACCAGGTAGGCTAACGGTTTCTGGCTGCTGGGTTGCTGCGTTCCAGCGAGCAATTACGGTGTTGCTAGTTCCAAAATCAATTGCGATCGCCATTCAGGATCAGTTCACCGACACGCCGGGATAAGGTCTTTCAAAGCATTTTACCAGGATGCTGTTTTCCTTTGGCTTGTTGTGTCTGAAGGTTGCCAAACCCTATGCAGCCGAACGCTTCTGACACATTACGTATTTTTATATACTTTTTTCCTTGCATTTAGGATACATCTCTGGTATTTTACAACTACCTCTTTGGACATATGGCAAGAAAATGAAACATTTTTTAACATGGGAAGCAACAAAGGGAGTTTAAGGAATAAGAATTAGTCCTCAAGCCCTTGAATAACCACATCAACACAAGTTCCTTAAAGGGAAAGGGCTGAAATTATGAATAATCCGCAAACAACGGAAGCTAATGATTTTTTAGGAAGCCTCAAAAGTGGTTTATGGATCTTCGGTGTATCCTCTTGGCTATTTGGAATCACTGATAGAAGTATTGCCTCCTTCGCTGATGGCTACCTTTCTGCATTAGATATTACTCAGTTGTTTACAGCTTCCTTCTTTTTTGTAAGTTGGCTGTTTTTGAAACCAGCATCTATCAAAGCTTTCGTCCCACAGCCTTTTAGAAAGTTTTTCCGGGTGCAACAAGAAGCCAACAGCTAAAGGCAAAAGGCATGAAATAAATGCCTAGTAATTTGTAGTAATTCGTAGGTTGGGTTGTAGCTTGCTTGGGTGTAGCGGTACGCAAGTGTTATCCAACGACTCGCTTTCATCTACTGAATGTTGGTTTGCGTTCCAAGCGCCCAACCTACGTTCCTTTCTACATTCTTTCATAGAAAAGGCAAGAAATAGCACTAGCGGCACTTTAAGGTACAACGCTGCTATCCGAGTCAGCCTGACTTGCATTGCACAAAGTTTCAAGTAATTTCGATCTATCTGTTTGTAGGTCAAACAAGTGTAACCCAAACCGTTCAGACAATTCCTTACAAACTTGCATTCCCCTAACACTGCTACCGTGGGAGTCGAGGGGAGGCGAGAAAATTCCAATTCCCATTTGTTGCGGCACAACTACAAGCAATCCACCCGACACCCCACTTTTTCCGGGAAGACCGACTGTATAAGCCCATTCTCCGGCAAAGTCGTACATTCCGCAAGTGTACATGACAGTTAAAATATCTCTGATATAGCGCGAATCAACGGCACGATCTTTAGTAATCGGGTTAATACCATTATTGGCGAGAGTGGCTGCCATTACTGCCAAATCGCGACAATTAACCATCAGGGAACACTGCTGAAAATACAAATCCAGCGCTTCCTCAATTTTTGCGTCAATCATGCCAAAATTCAGCATGAGATGCGCCATTGCTCGGTTACGATGTCCAGTAGTGCGTTCAGACATGAACACGGGCATATCTATAAAGAGATTGTGTCCCACGTAGCGCTGAAACATATCCAGCATCCGCACAAGACGTTCAGTAGGCCCCGATCCTTTGATTAAACTGGTGGTAGCGATCGCGCCTGCATTTATCATTGGATTATACGGTCGCTTTGACGATTCATCCAACACAATCGAGTTGAAAGAATCTCCTGTTGGTTCCACCCCAACCCGCGTCAAAACGTAATCGCGTCCATGATCTTCCAATGCCATTCCATACACAAATGCCTTAGAAATCGACTGGATGGTGAATAATTGTTCGTAATCACCTACCTCATATATTTGACCATCTACAGTAACAATGCAAATGCCGAACCAATCCGGGTTTGCTTTCGCTAATTCTGGGATATAGTTCGCCAATACGCCGTCACGCATTGACTTGTACTTGAGATGCAACTCGTTGAGAAAGTTTTGAAGGATGGGAGATTCCATAAAAAGGTAATTATGTAAAAGGCAAAAGAATTCTTCAATTTTGCCTTTTTCTTAACTATTAGCGATTAACGCAAACTTTCAGCCGCTTGTTTAATAGGTGCCAGCAACTCCAAAGGTACGTGAAGCATATTGAGTGAGTGACGTTCTGGGCCTACAGAATCAGAATTGGGGCCATGATAATCACTGCCACCCGTCATCAGTAAACCATACTCAGCGCACAATTTCTTTAAATTATTAATTTCTTTCGGACTGTGGTTGGGATGATAAACTTCAACGCCCATCAAACCAGCTGCAACCAATTCCTTCAGCACTTGCTCAACTTTACCGCCTCGGAACAAGTAAGGATGCGCCCAGACTGGAACTGCACCGCAAGAACGTAACAGAGTAATACCCTCAACAATCGAGAACTTCTCGTAATGCACGTAAGCGGGTTTGTCATCGCCCAGCAAAATGTCGAAAGCTTCCCGCGACGATTGGAAATAACCCGCTTTTACGAGGGCCGTGGCAATATGAGGACGACCTGGTGCCATACCTTCTCCTAACTGGGGTAACTCAATTGGGTAGCCTAGTTCTGCCAATTTCGCTACCATTTCTTGAGAACGGCGTTTGCGTCCTTCGATGCGATCGCGCAAAGGTTCTCGAAGCTTCTGGGCATCAGGATAAAATCCTAAAATATGCAATGAGCAGTCATTGTGAACGGTACTCAGTTCAAGTCCGGGAACAATTTCCAGGTTGTGCGGCTTAGCAGCCGTAAACGCCTCATCCCAGCCATTCATCGTATCGTGATCGGTGATGGCGAGGGCGCAAACTCCAGCATTCACCGCCGCTTCAACGAGTTCGCTTGGGGTGAGAGTTCCGTCTGAGTAAGTTGTGTGGGAGTGTAGTTCTAGCATTCTTTAATTGTAATTATTTCTGCGATTTGCGCTTTCGATGCACCGCACTAGCAGAAAGGTTATCCATCCTGCTAGTAAGCTGAATATAGTAATCCTAAACGAGTTGTGAAATATTTTTTTTGTTTGTAGCGCTTTCTCTTCACGAGAGCAACAGGCATCTTGCCTAAACTTTTCCTTGCACCTTAAAGATAACATAAAAAAGGGTTTTATAACCCTAAGTAAATTGTTATAATCTGCATATTCAATTTTAGACGGAACACATAGATATATACATAGAGTGAGGAAGAAATAATGGAAGAAAAAACCTATTTAGAGCTATCTGAATCAGATTCTAGTTCTCACAAATTTTATGAAGTAATTGTCAACGGTACGGAAGTATCGATTCGCTACGGTCGCATAGGCGACTCAGGACAAACTCAGGTTAAAACCTATCCAACGCCGGAAAAAGCCAAAGCTGAGGCAACCAAAAAGATTAACGAGAAACTGAAGAAAGGTTACGAACAAGCAGTTATGGGAGCGCGAAGTAAACGTCCTGTGACTCGACGGGAAATAAAAAGCGATCGCTCAACTGCAAACCAAGCACCTGTAGTTTGGAAATTTGCCTCTTATTCCCCTGCTTTCGGTATCTTTATTGACAACTCGCGCTGTTGGTTTGGCAATCAAACGGGTCAAATTTTTGCTCTCAGCCATACGGGAATTGTCCAAAATCAGTTTCGTCTTCCTGACGGCGTGAAGTGTATTGTCGCTGATGAAGGCTGGCTTTATGCTGGGTGCGATGATGGCAAAGTATACGATTTGACCGGAAAAATTCCTCGTGTCGCTTATGAAATTGCTTCCAATGTGAATATCTTCTGGCTTGATATCAAAGATGCCATTCTCGGTGTTTCTGATGACACTGGAAATGTTACAACTATCAATCACGAAGATGAGTCTCAATGGACTAAAAAAAGTAGTGGTGAGTATGGCTGGATGGTGCGCTGCGATGAGATTGGTATCTATCACGGTCACAGCAAGGGCGTAACCATGTATGACTGGGAAGATGGAACGAAGATTTGGAATCAAAAGACTCGTGGCGGTGTGCTATTTGGCTGGCAAGAAGAAGCATTTGTATATGCTAGTACCAGTGAGAATCAAGTTTATTGCTTCACCAAGAAAGGGGAAATTAGCACAATATATCAATGTGATGCGCCTGTTTATTCTTGCGCCACTGCTGAAGAAGGTAAATATGTCTTTGCAGGCGACAATTGCTCCTCGATTTATTGTTTTAGTCAACAAGGAGAGCGTCTTTGGAAACTTGCCAGTGGCTGCGGTTCTGCTTTCTCCATGCAGTTTTTAAATGAACATCTCTACATCGTTACCACCGATGGTTCTCTTGCTTGCATCGATGCTAGTGAAGCCGTAATTAAAGCAGCACAAGCGGGTACAGTTCCCCAAGCTATTAACATTAAAGCACCTACCGCCGTTGCCGCAGCGCTTCCTTCTAATACTTTGGAAACAACATCGAACGCCACTCAGGGAGTGATTGTGGAATGTTTCAAAGAAGGCGGGAAGTTAAGAATACGCGCTGTTTCTCCTGGTTACAATCCTAGCTGGAAAGTACAATTTCCTCAGGATATTCGCTCTGAAGGCGTGCGTTATCTGGTGGAAAAGGTGCGCGAATCTTCTCGTGGCGGATTTTATCGTGCTTTTGGAGATATCAAGAAATTGGTTTAGTTCAAAGATATGATTCAGTAGGTTGGGTTGAGCCTACGAAAGGCAAAATTAAGGAGTTACGACTATATTTGTTGGATCGAACGATAGTGAAACCCAACCTACATGACTTCTTCAGCAGACACACCGCTGAAAAAGAATCTTGGATAAAGGATAGTGCAAATAACACAGACACTCTTTGCGTACCTCTGCGTTATCCTTTGCGTACCTTTGCGTTAAAAAATTACTATTGAACTAACCTGCGAATCTTTCCATAAGCGACATAAGATCCGCCATTCTTCGCTTCTTCCACTTCGTCCACAACATAGAGAACGTTTTCTTCTCGAATGTCACGGGGAAAGCGGATGTTGTAGTTAGGATCGTACCCATCGGACACGACTCTGGCTCTCAATTTACTGCCTTCTTTCACGCATTGCACGATAACTCCATCACCTACACTATCAATTGTTTCTAAATCAGCAGCAGAAGCAGGTGCATTCAGCTTTTGTCGTTTTGGACTGGAAGAAGATGTACCATTTTGAGATGATGCGGCGCGTTCTTGTCCGGGTTGCACTAAGCGGCGAATGTTACCGGAGACGCGATAAAAGCTACCGTCAGCAGATAGATTGATTTCATCAACGATGTAGGTGACACCTTCCTCCCGAATGTTACGGGGGAATTGCACATTGAAGTCAGAATTGTAACCGTCAGAAATAACGCGAACTCGCAATTTGCCACTAACGCGATCGCATTTCACCAAAACTCCCGCATCCACACTGGAAACAGCCTCTAAGCTGTTGGCACTTGCAGCAAGTCCGCGCAGTTTTAAGTCGCCGCGATCGCGTGTAAGAGCCTGGTAAGATTGATCTCGCATCTCTTTGCGACTGACACTATCAAACTTTTTGCTCTCCAGGCGTTGTGCATAATAATCCAGTTGTTCCATTTCTTCGGCAACTTCAAAGGATTCATGCAATGCTTTGAGCTTTAAATCCTCGATTGTCTTGCGAAGTTTCTGGGATGCGGCGGTATAATCTCCTTTGTCAGCGAGTGCAATCGCTTCATCTTTTACCTTACCAATCCTCAGCTTACTTGCTTGCTCGACAACCACTGCATTTGGCTGCACGTTACTGGCTGATTCAGCATCAGCAACCGTTATCGTAATGGGGATTTCGTCAGTGAATTCTTGGATACTGCCATCGACAACCGCTTGATATTTATAAGCAATAGTGGCAATATTGGTTACTCCAATATTGGTTTGCGAAAGTATTGACAACTCTACCGCTAACTGCTTGTTTTCTACCTCATAAACATCGCCACAGAAAATTTCCAGGTTGTTGCCAATCGGATTGGATCGGTAGTTGTTGAGAATCCCGGTAATTTGTACAGAATCTTCTGGTTGCAGCGTCACCGTGAGATTTTGCGCGACAACAGACGTGAGGCTTTCTAGTTCAATTCTGAATACATCAGTAGCATCGTCAGGTGATTGGATGAAATAGAAGTTTCCCCCGGCAGCATTTGCCATACCAATGAGCAAATCTTCATTAAAATAAGTTCCAAATCCTAAAGTTGTAGTAATGATTCCTTGTTCGGCTTGTTGTCTTGCAGTGTTAATTAATACTTGAGAATCAGTAATGCCAACATTCGCCTGTCCATCTGTTAATAATAAAACGCGATTGATGCGTTCTGTGGACTGCTGAGATTTGACATTGTCGCATCCCATTAGCCAACCGCCACTCAAGTTAGTACATCCGCCAGCTTTCACCCTACCAATTAGCGAACGAATCGCAGCTTTATCCTGAACTTGCTGGTGCTGAAGAATTGTTTCCGGCGTATCGTCATAAATTACAACTGAAAGAAAATCCTCCGGTGTCAAATATTCCACAAGCCTTTGTGCAGCTTGAATAGCATTCTTAAGTGGCACTCCCGCCATCGAACCGGATCTATCAATTACCACACTCAAATTAAGCGGAAGACGCGGTATTTTGTTGCGGGTTTCTTCTTCAGCCTGGAAACTAACAATCAGGTCTACAACGGACGGAGTAGCGGCTGCAAT includes:
- a CDS encoding vWA domain-containing protein, which translates into the protein MKATYSLSLSLIAAATPSVVDLIVSFQAEEETRNKIPRLPLNLSVVIDRSGSMAGVPLKNAIQAAQRLVEYLTPEDFLSVVIYDDTPETILQHQQVQDKAAIRSLIGRVKAGGCTNLSGGWLMGCDNVKSQQSTERINRVLLLTDGQANVGITDSQVLINTARQQAEQGIITTTLGFGTYFNEDLLIGMANAAGGNFYFIQSPDDATDVFRIELESLTSVVAQNLTVTLQPEDSVQITGILNNYRSNPIGNNLEIFCGDVYEVENKQLAVELSILSQTNIGVTNIATIAYKYQAVVDGSIQEFTDEIPITITVADAESASNVQPNAVVVEQASKLRIGKVKDEAIALADKGDYTAASQKLRKTIEDLKLKALHESFEVAEEMEQLDYYAQRLESKKFDSVSRKEMRDQSYQALTRDRGDLKLRGLAASANSLEAVSSVDAGVLVKCDRVSGKLRVRVISDGYNSDFNVQFPRNIREEGVTYIVDEINLSADGSFYRVSGNIRRLVQPGQERAASSQNGTSSSSPKRQKLNAPASAADLETIDSVGDGVIVQCVKEGSKLRARVVSDGYDPNYNIRFPRDIREENVLYVVDEVEEAKNGGSYVAYGKIRRLVQ
- the glsA gene encoding glutaminase A, producing MESPILQNFLNELHLKYKSMRDGVLANYIPELAKANPDWFGICIVTVDGQIYEVGDYEQLFTIQSISKAFVYGMALEDHGRDYVLTRVGVEPTGDSFNSIVLDESSKRPYNPMINAGAIATTSLIKGSGPTERLVRMLDMFQRYVGHNLFIDMPVFMSERTTGHRNRAMAHLMLNFGMIDAKIEEALDLYFQQCSLMVNCRDLAVMAATLANNGINPITKDRAVDSRYIRDILTVMYTCGMYDFAGEWAYTVGLPGKSGVSGGLLVVVPQQMGIGIFSPPLDSHGSSVRGMQVCKELSERFGLHLFDLQTDRSKLLETLCNASQADSDSSVVP
- a CDS encoding PHP domain-containing protein; translation: MLELHSHTTYSDGTLTPSELVEAAVNAGVCALAITDHDTMNGWDEAFTAAKPHNLEIVPGLELSTVHNDCSLHILGFYPDAQKLREPLRDRIEGRKRRSQEMVAKLAELGYPIELPQLGEGMAPGRPHIATALVKAGYFQSSREAFDILLGDDKPAYVHYEKFSIVEGITLLRSCGAVPVWAHPYLFRGGKVEQVLKELVAAGLMGVEVYHPNHSPKEINNLKKLCAEYGLLMTGGSDYHGPNSDSVGPERHSLNMLHVPLELLAPIKQAAESLR
- a CDS encoding WGR domain-containing protein; translation: MMEEKTYLELSESDSSSHKFYEVIVNGTEVSIRYGRIGDSGQTQVKTYPTPEKAKAEATKKINEKLKKGYEQAVMGARSKRPVTRREIKSDRSTANQAPVVWKFASYSPAFGIFIDNSRCWFGNQTGQIFALSHTGIVQNQFRLPDGVKCIVADEGWLYAGCDDGKVYDLTGKIPRVAYEIASNVNIFWLDIKDAILGVSDDTGNVTTINHEDESQWTKKSSGEYGWMVRCDEIGIYHGHSKGVTMYDWEDGTKIWNQKTRGGVLFGWQEEAFVYASTSENQVYCFTKKGEISTIYQCDAPVYSCATAEEGKYVFAGDNCSSIYCFSQQGERLWKLASGCGSAFSMQFLNEHLYIVTTDGSLACIDASEAVIKAAQAGTVPQAINIKAPTAVAAALPSNTLETTSNATQGVIVECFKEGGKLRIRAVSPGYNPSWKVQFPQDIRSEGVRYLVEKVRESSRGGFYRAFGDIKKLV